From one Solanum lycopersicum chromosome 12, SLM_r2.1 genomic stretch:
- the LOC109119038 gene encoding BRI1 kinase inhibitor 1, producing MDNQQQHQNIMRTNQESDHHHHQSCSSNSSSPSHEFSFTISFQQTNQTPPLPSSSSSTTTSSSSFAIDLSPADDIFFHGHLLPLHLLSHFPISSPRSSTNSLDGFTLPKKNHDFFHQQHNKVLDDDTSCCDAKAKSKSFSLFGIPKWRVLKDQNKERSSKQYSKKMSQVVKRYIKMVRPFLSFRNKKINMQFHSFSGNLLKQNNNNKNNKWEYSSAPASIRTSPTNSGLLVAKPTGGDYSNFTNSSSDSTMEELQSAIQAAIAHCKKSISMED from the coding sequence ATGGAcaaccaacaacaacaccaaaacATCATGAGAACAAATCAAGAAagtgatcatcatcatcatcaaagcTGTTCATCTAATTCATCATCTCCTTCACATGAATTCTCATTCACAATCTCATTTCAACAAACAAATCAAACCCCACcacttccttcttcttcttcttcaactacaacttcatcatcatcatttgcTATAGATTTATCTCCTGCTGATGATATCTTCTTCCATGGACACTTACTTCCTCTTCACCTTCTTTCTCATTTCCCTATTTCCTCCCCTAGATCTTCCACTAACTCCCTTGATGGCTTCACACTTCCCAAGAAAAATCATGACTTTTTTCATCAACAACATAATAAAGTATTAGATGATGATACTTCTTGTTGTGATGCTAAGGCAAAATCAAAGTCTTTTTCACTATTTGGGATACCAAAATGGAGAGTACTTAAAGACCAAAACAAAGAAAGATCATCAAAACAATATAGCAAGAAGATGAGTCAAGTTGTTAAGAGGTATATCAAAATGGTAAGGCCATTTTtgtcatttagaaataaaaagattaatatgcaatttcattctttttctgggaatttattaaaacaaaataataataataaaaataataaatgggAATATTCATCAGCACCAGCTTCAATAAGAACATCACCTACAAATAGTGGTTTACTTGTAGCAAAACCAACAGGAGGAGATTATAGTAATTTTACTAATTCTTCAAGTGATAGCACTATGGAAGAATTGCAATCTGCTATACAAGCTGCAATTGCTCATTGTAAAAAATCTATTTCAATGGAAGATTAA
- the LOC101264803 gene encoding uncharacterized protein isoform X2 yields MKKKVVLVTGASGYLGGRLCRELFNAGHHVKAFVRRTSDLSSLPPPTDGGSSGGTLELVFGDVTDYQSLLQACSGCQIIFHAAALVEPWLPDPSRFISVNVGGLKNVLQAYKETGTIEKIVYTSSFFALGSTDGYVADETQIHSGKFFCTEYEKSKAFADKVALDAASEGMPIVPVYPGVIYGPGKVTAGNVVARMLIERFNGRLPGYIGQANDRFSFSHVDDVVDGHIAAMDKGKPGKRYLLTGENASFKEVFDIAAMVTQTKRPSFGIPLLIIEAYGWISVLFSKFTGKLPLISPPG; encoded by the exons atgaagaagaaagtggTATTGGTAACCGGCGCTTCCGGTTACCTCGGTGGACGTCTCTGCCGTGAGTTATTCAACGCCGGCCACCATGTTAAAGCCTTCGTCCGCCGTACAAGCGACCTTTCTTCTCTACCTCCACCAACTGACGGCGGAAGTAGCGGCGGAACCCTAGAGCTTGTGTTCGGAGATGTTACCGATTATCAATCACTCCTCCAGGCTTGCTCCGGTTgccaaataatttttcatgCTGCTGCATTAGTCGAGCCATGGCTTCCAGATCCATCTAGATTCATCTCC GTCAATGTTGGAGGCTTGAAGAATGTGTTGCAAGCTTATAAAGAAACTGGAACTATAGAGAAAATTGTTTACACATCATCGTTTTTTGCCTTGGGATCAACCGATGGATATGTTGCTGATGAAACTCAG ATTCATTCTGGGAAATTCTTCTGTACGGAGTATGAGAAATCAAAAGCTTTTGCTGATAAGGTTGCATTAGATGCTGCGTCTGAAGGAATGCCAATAGTGCCTGTTTATCCAGGAGTCATTTATGGTCCCGGGAAGGTCACGGCTGGAAATGTCGTTGCCCGTATG cTAATTGAACGCTTTAATGGGCGTTTACCTGGTTACATTGGCCAAGCAAATGACAGGTTTTCTTTTAGCCATGTTGATGATGTGGTTGATGGGCATATTGCAGCTATGGACAAAGGCAAACCTGGCAAAAGATATCTTCTAACAGGGGAGAATGCGTCCTTTAAGGAGGTTTTCGACATAGCTGCCATGGTCACTCAGACAAAGAGACCTTCGTTTGGTATCCCCCTACTTATTATTGAAGCTTATGGCTGGATATCAGTTCTTTTCTCCAAATTTACCGGAAAGCTTCCTCTAATCAGTCCTCCG GGCTAA
- the LOC101264803 gene encoding uncharacterized protein isoform X1 gives MKKKVVLVTGASGYLGGRLCRELFNAGHHVKAFVRRTSDLSSLPPPTDGGSSGGTLELVFGDVTDYQSLLQACSGCQIIFHAAALVEPWLPDPSRFISVNVGGLKNVLQAYKETGTIEKIVYTSSFFALGSTDGYVADETQIHSGKFFCTEYEKSKAFADKVALDAASEGMPIVPVYPGVIYGPGKVTAGNVVARMLIERFNGRLPGYIGQANDRFSFSHVDDVVDGHIAAMDKGKPGKRYLLTGENASFKEVFDIAAMVTQTKRPSFGIPLLIIEAYGWISVLFSKFTGKLPLISPPTVCVLRHQWAYSCNKAKSELDYHPRTLKEGLSEVLPWLKNLGMIKY, from the exons atgaagaagaaagtggTATTGGTAACCGGCGCTTCCGGTTACCTCGGTGGACGTCTCTGCCGTGAGTTATTCAACGCCGGCCACCATGTTAAAGCCTTCGTCCGCCGTACAAGCGACCTTTCTTCTCTACCTCCACCAACTGACGGCGGAAGTAGCGGCGGAACCCTAGAGCTTGTGTTCGGAGATGTTACCGATTATCAATCACTCCTCCAGGCTTGCTCCGGTTgccaaataatttttcatgCTGCTGCATTAGTCGAGCCATGGCTTCCAGATCCATCTAGATTCATCTCC GTCAATGTTGGAGGCTTGAAGAATGTGTTGCAAGCTTATAAAGAAACTGGAACTATAGAGAAAATTGTTTACACATCATCGTTTTTTGCCTTGGGATCAACCGATGGATATGTTGCTGATGAAACTCAG ATTCATTCTGGGAAATTCTTCTGTACGGAGTATGAGAAATCAAAAGCTTTTGCTGATAAGGTTGCATTAGATGCTGCGTCTGAAGGAATGCCAATAGTGCCTGTTTATCCAGGAGTCATTTATGGTCCCGGGAAGGTCACGGCTGGAAATGTCGTTGCCCGTATG cTAATTGAACGCTTTAATGGGCGTTTACCTGGTTACATTGGCCAAGCAAATGACAGGTTTTCTTTTAGCCATGTTGATGATGTGGTTGATGGGCATATTGCAGCTATGGACAAAGGCAAACCTGGCAAAAGATATCTTCTAACAGGGGAGAATGCGTCCTTTAAGGAGGTTTTCGACATAGCTGCCATGGTCACTCAGACAAAGAGACCTTCGTTTGGTATCCCCCTACTTATTATTGAAGCTTATGGCTGGATATCAGTTCTTTTCTCCAAATTTACCGGAAAGCTTCCTCTAATCAGTCCTCCG ACTGTTTGCGTGCTTAGACATCAGTGGGCTTATTCATGTAATAAGGCAAAGTCAGAACTGGATTACCACCCAAGAACCTTGAAAGAAGGTCTGTCCGAGGTGCTTCCCTGGTTAAAGAACTTGGGAATGATCAAGTACTGA
- the LOC113002605 gene encoding DNAJ heat shock N-terminal domain-containing protein, producing the protein MISSSNLFHKTHYEILGVKEDANLEEVRKAYRSAILCFHPDKQQNASETSSSESLTENKFLDIQRAWETIGNPRSRALYDAELLTLRQDAAISEDVSLDDLTVQDSGDIIELSYPCRCGDYYFIDSFELAQTGCSISRDGEMVSLLTSKSLPTSVVLPCGSCSLKVRLLINGNSRLPIDVHL; encoded by the coding sequence ATGATTTCAAGTAGCAACTTATTTCATAAAACCCACTATGAGATCCTAGGTGTGAAAGAAGATGCAAATTTGGAAGAAGTCCGTAAAGCCTATCGTTCAGCCATACTTTGTTTTCATCCAGACAAGCAACAAAATGCATCAGAAACATCCAGTTCTGAATCTCTAACAGAGAACAAATTTTTGGATATACAGAGAGCCTGGGAAACCATTGGCAACCCCAGGTCACGTGCACTTTATGACGCTGAATTGCTAACTTTAAGACAGGATGCAGCAATATCTGAAGATGTCAGCTTAGATGACCTTACAGTTCAAGATTCTGGTGATATTATAGAGCTTTCGTATCCTTGTAGATGTGGTGACTACTATTTCATCGATTCGTTTGAATTGGCACAAACAGGTTGTTCAATATCAAGAGACGGGGAAATGGTATCTTTGCTAACGTCTAAATCGTTGCCAACATCTGTTGTGCTTCCTTGTGGATCTTGCTCTCTTAAAGTCCGCTTACTGATCAATGGTAATTCTAGGCTTCCCATAGATGTTCACTTGTAA
- the LOC104645200 gene encoding uncharacterized protein LOC104645200, translating to MGFCLNQESPNHSKRFKLLVSTVKDAFANCHSFRKRSHSSPEEDDPSCDYDDEQVFISAVISQYMELKCRRKTAITTDKFTWAFSPTTGDLFISARLRQKEEDNEDQETEEREDFYSVASRLSPCSSATSFEAFVTAKTVFSRSSSLDSIDFQDLRRHSVIQELSDCEGWPFGLYRKALLLPPLPKSPSDSWSWRKSASMVKMH from the exons ATGGGCTTTTGTCTTAATCAAGAGTCACCAAATCATTCTAAGAGATTCAAATTACTTGTGTCAACTGTCAAGGATGCTTTTGCAAACTGCCATTCTTTCAGGAAAAGATCACATTCAAGTCCAGAAGAAGATGATCCGAGTTGTGACTACGATGATGAA CAGGTATTTATATCAGCAGTGATAAGTCAATACATGGAGTTGAAATGCAGAAGAAAGACAGCCATCACAACTGACAAGTTTACCTGGGCTTTCTCTCCGACAACAGGAGACTTATTCATCTCTGCAAGACTCAGACAAAAAGAGGAGGACAATGAAGATCAAGAAACAGAAGAAAGGGAAGATTTTTACTCTGTTGCTAGTCGTCTTTCTCCCTGCTCCAGTGCTACAAGCTTTGAGGCATTTGTCACAGCTAAGACGGTCTTTTCTCGATCATCAAGCTTAGACAGTATTGACTTCCAAGATCTCAGGAGGCATTCTGTTATTCAAGAATTATCTGACTGTGAAGGATGGCCATTTGGTCTATACCGAAAAGCCTTGTTACTTCCACCTTTGCCAAAATCACCATCTGATTCTTGGTCATGGCGTAAGAGTGCTAGTATGGTTAAGATGCACTGA